Proteins co-encoded in one Poecile atricapillus isolate bPoeAtr1 unplaced genomic scaffold, bPoeAtr1.hap1 scaffold_253, whole genome shotgun sequence genomic window:
- the LOC131574333 gene encoding ubiquitin-like FUBI-ribosomal protein eS30 fusion protein: protein MQLFIRGQTLLTLELSGSETLAQIKERVAELSGIPPKDQVLLHAGTPLDDEAVLGQSPLPEFTTLDLSTRLLGGKVHGSLARAGKVRGQTPKVAKQEKKKKKTGRAKRRMQYNRRFVNVVPTFGKKKGPNANS from the exons ATGCAGCTCTTCATCCGCGGCCAGACCCTCCTCACCCTCGAGCTCTCCGGCTCCGAGACCCTCGCCCAGATCAAG gagaGGGTGGCCGAGCTTTCGGGGATCCCCCCCAAGGACCAAGTGCTGCTCCACGCCGGGACCCCCCTGGACgatgaggctgtgctggggcagagccCCCTCCCCGAATTCACCACCCTGGACCTCTCCACGCGCCTGCTGGGCG GTAAGGTCCACGGCTCCCTCGCCCGCGCCGGCAAAGTGAGGGGCCAGACCCCCAAG GTGGCCAagcaggagaagaagaagaagaagacgGGGCGGGCCAAGCGGCGCATGCAGTACAACCGGCGCTTCGTCAACGTCGTGCCCACCTTCGGCAAGAAGAAGGGCCCCAACGCCAACTCCTGA